A genome region from Bacillaceae bacterium IKA-2 includes the following:
- the arsA gene encoding arsenical pump-driving ATPase encodes MELFHPTKLTETRHLFFTGKGGVGKTSAACATAVALAEVGKKVLIVSTDPASNLEDVFGEKLSNEPRQIKGVTNLFASNLDPEQAAKDYREKVIGPYRGKLPKVAIDNMEEQLSGACTVEIAAFDEFTNLLSNRSLTDKFDHIIFDTAPTGHTLRLLQLPTAWSSFLEDNTNGASCLGPLSGLADKRELYANTVKALANSSETTLILVSRPEYSALNEAERASLELRELGIKNQTLIINGVFHAEGDDDFVANRLVARQAKALNEMSDYLKKLQLFELPLVPFNLTGLVSLKNFFEPVNMTDAVKTEAVTAPKIPPLYTMVDHFAQKNSGVIMTMGKGGVGKTTIAAAIAVGLAERGHKVHLTTTDPAAHLGLVLKDTDLVANLSVSRIDPKQVVENYRNEVLSKVSATLDEESLEFIKEDLRSPCTEEIAVFQAFAKIVDQAKDSFVVIDTAPTGHTLLLLDAAESYHKEVTRSSGDMPEAVTKLLPRLRDPEITNVLLVTLPEATPVLEASRLQDDLKRAGIKPEWWVINQSFQATNTKDPILQGRAQAEEQWISKVDKELSNHCVILPWQADDTIGIDSLKKLL; translated from the coding sequence ATGGAACTATTTCATCCTACAAAATTAACAGAAACAAGACATCTATTTTTTACTGGTAAAGGAGGGGTTGGTAAAACCTCAGCGGCATGCGCAACAGCTGTTGCATTAGCTGAGGTTGGCAAAAAAGTATTAATTGTTAGCACAGACCCAGCCTCTAATCTTGAAGATGTTTTTGGTGAAAAGCTTTCTAACGAACCTAGGCAAATAAAAGGTGTTACAAATTTATTTGCCTCAAATTTAGACCCTGAACAAGCTGCAAAGGATTACCGTGAAAAAGTAATCGGTCCTTATCGCGGAAAACTACCTAAGGTTGCTATTGATAACATGGAAGAGCAATTATCTGGTGCATGTACCGTTGAAATTGCCGCATTTGATGAATTTACAAATCTACTTTCGAATCGCAGTTTAACTGACAAATTTGATCATATTATTTTTGACACGGCACCAACAGGACATACATTAAGACTATTGCAATTACCAACAGCCTGGTCTTCTTTTTTAGAAGACAACACGAATGGAGCCTCTTGCTTAGGTCCATTATCTGGCCTTGCCGACAAACGTGAGTTATATGCTAATACAGTTAAGGCTCTTGCCAACAGCTCCGAAACAACGCTTATTCTCGTCTCAAGACCTGAATACTCAGCTTTAAATGAAGCAGAACGCGCATCTCTTGAGTTACGTGAGTTAGGTATTAAAAACCAAACTTTAATTATTAACGGCGTCTTTCATGCCGAAGGCGACGATGACTTTGTTGCGAATCGATTGGTCGCAAGACAAGCAAAGGCTTTAAATGAAATGTCTGACTATCTAAAGAAACTTCAATTATTTGAACTTCCGCTTGTTCCATTTAATTTAACCGGTTTGGTGTCCTTAAAAAACTTTTTCGAACCTGTTAATATGACTGATGCGGTAAAAACTGAAGCCGTGACAGCACCCAAAATCCCACCACTTTATACGATGGTTGATCATTTCGCGCAAAAAAACAGTGGTGTGATTATGACAATGGGTAAAGGTGGAGTAGGCAAAACAACAATTGCAGCAGCAATTGCCGTGGGTCTTGCAGAACGTGGTCATAAAGTTCATTTAACAACAACCGATCCAGCTGCCCATTTAGGCCTTGTCTTAAAAGATACGGATCTAGTAGCAAATCTTTCTGTCAGTCGAATTGACCCCAAACAAGTTGTTGAAAATTATCGCAATGAAGTTTTAAGTAAAGTCAGTGCTACATTAGATGAGGAGAGCCTAGAGTTTATTAAAGAAGATTTACGCTCACCTTGCACAGAAGAAATTGCTGTTTTCCAAGCCTTTGCCAAAATTGTCGATCAGGCAAAAGATTCATTTGTTGTCATTGATACAGCACCAACCGGTCACACGTTACTTCTCTTAGATGCAGCAGAATCTTATCACAAAGAAGTAACTCGTTCTAGTGGTGATATGCCTGAAGCTGTTACAAAGCTTTTACCAAGACTGCGCGACCCAGAAATTACCAACGTTTTGTTAGTAACACTTCCTGAAGCAACACCGGTACTCGAAGCAAGCCGCCTACAAGACGACTTAAAAAGGGCCGGAATTAAACCCGAGTGGTGGGTTATTAATCAAAGTTTTCAAGCTACAAATACAAAGGATCCCATCCTTCAGGGCAGAGCACAAGCTGAAGAACAGTGGATTAGCAAAGTGGATAAGGAACTATCCAACCATTGCGTAATCTTACCATGGCAAGCCGACGATACAATTGGTATTGATAGTTTAAAAAAACTTCTATAA
- the arsD gene encoding arsenite efflux transporter metallochaperone ArsD: protein MKIEIFDPALCCSTGVCGPEVDPDLSRIARDVATLKNKGHDVVRYNLAQNAEPYVLNKGINKLMEDDGIDALPATAVNGKILKTASYPTKKELAEWLKIDISELDFKKPSLTIDLNQSK, encoded by the coding sequence ATGAAAATTGAGATTTTCGACCCTGCTTTGTGCTGTTCAACAGGAGTTTGCGGACCTGAAGTAGATCCTGATTTATCAAGGATAGCCCGTGACGTAGCTACACTTAAAAATAAGGGTCATGACGTGGTTAGATATAATTTAGCTCAAAACGCCGAACCGTATGTATTAAATAAGGGAATTAATAAGTTAATGGAAGATGATGGCATAGATGCCTTACCAGCAACTGCCGTCAACGGAAAAATTTTAAAAACCGCTAGCTACCCAACAAAGAAGGAATTAGCTGAGTGGCTTAAGATTGACATTAGCGAATTGGATTTTAAAAAACCGTCGCTAACGATTGACTTGAATCAATCAAAGTAA
- a CDS encoding metalloregulator ArsR/SmtB family transcription factor, whose product MENIPIEKMATVLKLLGDKTRLTMLLLLKRSDCCVCEFVEIFQMSQPSISQHIRKLKDANLVTETRKGQWIFYSLNRENAFFPTIDAILNHLPNQDDKIIHLIEIGKKISCD is encoded by the coding sequence ATGGAGAACATTCCAATAGAGAAGATGGCAACAGTCTTAAAATTACTTGGAGATAAAACTCGGTTAACGATGTTGCTCCTATTAAAAAGAAGTGATTGCTGCGTTTGTGAATTCGTTGAAATTTTCCAAATGAGTCAGCCGTCAATTAGTCAACACATCCGTAAATTGAAAGATGCGAACTTAGTAACAGAAACGAGGAAGGGCCAATGGATTTTTTATTCATTAAATCGTGAAAATGCTTTTTTTCCGACAATTGATGCAATTTTAAATCATCTTCCAAATCAAGACGATAAAATAATTCACTTGATTGAGATTGGAAAAAAAATTAGTTGTGACTAG